One stretch of Candidatus Obscuribacterales bacterium DNA includes these proteins:
- a CDS encoding molybdopterin dinucleotide binding domain-containing protein: MAVHARGLSEPSDSDYPLVLTNGRLYGHWHTQTRTGRIAKTAAMHPAPFLEIHPKDAAPFDLQEGDWVEVRSRRGFVRLPVTITKAIAPGTVFMPMHWGAIWADDAEVNALTHAALCPTSLQPELKACAVNLIPVRLLEEAIDQQRIPQPSPLLNC; this comes from the coding sequence TATGGCAGTTCATGCCCGTGGTCTGTCAGAACCCAGCGATTCTGACTATCCCCTCGTGCTCACCAACGGTCGCCTCTACGGCCATTGGCATACCCAGACCCGCACCGGTCGGATTGCGAAAACTGCCGCCATGCACCCAGCTCCGTTCCTAGAAATTCACCCTAAGGATGCAGCTCCATTTGATCTACAGGAAGGTGACTGGGTGGAGGTGCGATCGCGACGCGGCTTTGTTCGCCTACCGGTGACCATTACGAAAGCGATCGCCCCCGGTACGGTCTTCATGCCCATGCACTGGGGCGCAATCTGGGCCGATGATGCCGAGGTGAATGCCCTAACTCACGCGGCCCTCTGCCCCACCTCCCTGCAGCCAGAACTGAAGGCCTGTGCTGTGAACCTCATTCCTGTGCGTCTCTTGGAGGAGGCGATCGATCAGCAACGCATTCCCCAACCCTCACCGCTACTGAATTGCTGA